One Gimesia sp. DNA window includes the following coding sequences:
- a CDS encoding DDE-type integrase/transposase/recombinase — MSNSKRRQRTYDHRLKELVRSTGNIDVALQRGVPRSTARGWLTKNMSGVITVDVLDMSLVELQRDVVALRRRNARLIALLRLIITVMKVTHFTLSQIRLPQEAQKLRVLQAIEYSRKHFPLKTVLRVIGLSHGRYREWKRVECGLDDLPSCPRSSPHQLTAAEMRTIQEMVTSEKYRHVATGTLARLAERMGKMFASPSTWYRLVRIHKWRRVRSRVYPAKPKVGIRAIRANEIWHVDTSLVRLVNGGRAYIHAVIDNYSRRILAWRVLDRFEPGITARLFLDVSQATTVGKPTVFVDGGRENYNAAIDEVIESGLLKRVLAQTKIQYSNSLIESWWRVLKHQWLYFHELDSAQAVENLVAFYVEQYNTYLPHSAFQGQTPDEMYYGTGQEIPGQLQEARIAARKSRMESNRSQSCRMCEELLAVSN; from the coding sequence ATGTCCAACAGCAAACGCAGGCAGCGTACCTATGACCATCGACTGAAAGAACTCGTTCGCTCCACCGGCAACATTGATGTCGCTCTTCAACGTGGTGTCCCTCGATCTACGGCCCGAGGCTGGCTGACAAAGAACATGTCCGGCGTAATCACCGTCGACGTCTTAGATATGAGTCTGGTAGAACTACAACGTGATGTGGTCGCACTGCGTCGTCGCAACGCCAGACTTATTGCTTTGCTGCGTCTGATCATCACCGTCATGAAAGTGACTCACTTCACACTGTCACAAATTCGGCTTCCGCAAGAAGCCCAAAAGCTCCGAGTGCTGCAGGCCATCGAATATTCGCGAAAGCATTTTCCATTGAAAACTGTCCTGCGTGTGATCGGTCTGTCGCACGGTCGCTACCGTGAGTGGAAGCGGGTTGAATGTGGTCTGGATGACCTGCCATCGTGCCCTCGATCGTCACCACATCAGCTCACTGCCGCAGAAATGAGAACGATTCAGGAAATGGTCACATCTGAAAAATACCGTCATGTAGCAACCGGGACACTGGCACGCCTGGCGGAACGAATGGGTAAGATGTTCGCTTCTCCGTCGACCTGGTACCGTCTGGTCCGAATCCACAAATGGCGGAGAGTGCGGTCACGCGTTTATCCTGCAAAGCCGAAAGTGGGGATCCGTGCGATACGGGCCAATGAAATCTGGCATGTTGATACGTCATTAGTCCGGCTGGTTAACGGGGGCCGGGCTTATATTCACGCGGTGATCGACAATTACTCACGGCGCATTCTTGCCTGGCGTGTACTTGATCGCTTCGAGCCGGGCATCACCGCCCGGTTATTCCTGGACGTATCGCAGGCCACGACTGTGGGAAAGCCAACCGTGTTCGTCGACGGTGGTCGTGAGAACTATAATGCGGCCATCGATGAGGTCATCGAGTCCGGTCTATTGAAAAGAGTTCTGGCACAGACCAAAATCCAATATTCCAACTCGCTTATCGAATCGTGGTGGCGTGTGCTTAAGCATCAATGGCTTTATTTCCATGAACTGGATTCCGCGCAAGCGGTTGAAAACCTGGTGGCTTTCTACGTCGAGCAATACAACACGTATTTACCACATTCCGCGTTCCAGGGGCAGACTCCTGACGAGATGTACTATGGGACGGGGCAAGAGATACCGGGGCAACTGCAGGAAGCGCGTATCGCAGCGAGAAAATCACGGATGGAGTCAAATCGATCTCAGAGCTGTCGGATGTGTGAGGAACTTCTCGCGGTCAGTAATTGA
- a CDS encoding SpoIIE family protein phosphatase, producing the protein MSDLLARFRGLWKQPRTIRFQLLLSVNLTLSIALAVLLIFQYFREIENATAQMRTGLNDEAIAIQSAVSHLIQDHQDHDVQSYINNVCDKMRKSASPGHRIIVNLQGEYIQAGGDPLGAESILTEFDFSNPASFKLDDFQQHQLVIGYQPGREASVFVIETLNNVRRSIRSKVLVQLAVLGALGMIAAGIVNLVLLKIVGRPLDQLLITVENIRSGNFDAVAPTFSSCEMNLLSSSINSMSVALKENDRDRRSQMEKARKIQQYLLPHGVQIPQLETAHIFEPADSVAGDYYDFLPLPDGSWFICIADVSGHGVPAAMGAAMLKSLLLAASENPPFDPVAIMKEVNRQFTAAILPGNFASVILARWEPESRELTWVSAGHLPAILKRVSGNVELLKSTGLLIGIDLKADWEQRHTILSSGDRILLFSDGVTETANSDGTLFGVHRLTELFSPGTKNSPLADTMRINDAIAAYRNNASPNDDLTLVMLECK; encoded by the coding sequence ATGTCAGATTTATTGGCCAGATTCAGAGGTTTGTGGAAACAACCGCGTACGATCCGGTTTCAGCTGCTGCTGTCTGTAAACCTGACTCTCAGCATTGCATTGGCAGTTCTGTTGATTTTTCAATATTTTCGGGAAATCGAGAATGCGACAGCACAGATGCGAACCGGTTTGAATGATGAAGCCATTGCTATCCAGTCTGCTGTTTCACATTTAATACAGGACCATCAAGATCATGACGTTCAAAGTTATATCAACAACGTCTGTGATAAAATGAGAAAATCGGCATCTCCTGGCCATCGCATCATTGTCAACTTACAGGGGGAATATATACAGGCTGGCGGTGATCCTCTTGGGGCTGAGTCTATCTTGACGGAGTTTGATTTTTCCAATCCGGCTTCTTTTAAACTAGATGATTTCCAGCAACACCAGCTTGTCATCGGATATCAACCAGGCAGAGAGGCCAGCGTCTTTGTCATTGAAACATTAAATAATGTACGTCGATCAATACGATCCAAAGTTCTGGTTCAGCTTGCTGTGCTCGGGGCTTTAGGAATGATCGCTGCTGGAATTGTTAATCTCGTGTTGCTGAAAATCGTAGGTAGACCACTGGATCAGCTGTTAATTACAGTCGAGAATATTAGATCAGGGAATTTTGATGCTGTCGCTCCCACTTTCAGTAGTTGTGAGATGAACTTACTCTCTTCGTCTATTAATTCCATGAGCGTGGCATTAAAGGAAAATGATCGTGATCGACGCAGCCAGATGGAAAAAGCAAGAAAGATCCAGCAGTATCTTTTGCCACATGGCGTACAGATCCCACAGCTCGAAACAGCCCACATATTTGAACCGGCTGACAGTGTCGCCGGAGATTACTACGATTTCCTGCCTCTACCGGATGGATCATGGTTCATCTGTATTGCTGATGTGAGCGGACACGGCGTTCCGGCTGCGATGGGGGCAGCGATGCTGAAATCGCTCCTGCTGGCCGCTTCTGAGAACCCTCCTTTTGATCCAGTTGCTATTATGAAAGAAGTAAACCGGCAATTTACTGCTGCGATACTGCCCGGCAATTTTGCATCAGTAATCCTGGCACGTTGGGAACCGGAGTCACGTGAATTGACCTGGGTCAGCGCAGGCCATTTACCGGCAATTTTGAAAAGAGTATCTGGAAATGTTGAACTGTTGAAAAGCACAGGCTTGCTGATTGGAATCGATCTGAAAGCCGACTGGGAACAGAGGCATACCATACTTTCTTCAGGAGATCGTATCTTACTCTTCAGTGATGGAGTCACAGAAACAGCAAACTCTGATGGCACGCTTTTCGGAGTGCATCGACTGACTGAGCTCTTCTCTCCTGGAACAAAAAATTCTCCACTGGCAGATACAATGCGGATCAACGACGCAATAGCCGCCTACCGTAATAACGCTTCACCAAACGACGATCTGACACTCGTGATGCTGGAATGTAAGTAG
- a CDS encoding FtsX-like permease family protein: protein MKMRTIVWKEMKERPTALIASLLAIILSVTALVAIRNVTIFSEQEVAGKLDELGANVLILPEGVTLQDYYAADMHKETIPEEHVAELALAGLTGVEAMTPKLCVPTRLDDRNVILTGILPQSEIQKMNAWSGGGMLFKKHEGCKAKINVADENLDAPESLAERRALQHLNQSEVLLGADFAARQGLKEGDQLQLLGETFDVLSVLPATGTVDDSRVFAHLHTVQRLSGAGPVVNIIEVMGCCEDVANGLVGELQSLLPDTKVVTIANVVETQVSINRMMTNLSYLFLAILVAVGGVSMASASFANVMERRREIGTLMALGATPRFVTRLFLAKAALLGLAGGISGYVLGSLIAVFLGPAFADVSVFPVPSLAIIAAAVAVLVTLAASYFPARQASRLDPCLCFKEV, encoded by the coding sequence ATGAAAATGAGAACAATTGTCTGGAAAGAAATGAAAGAGCGTCCTACGGCGCTGATTGCCAGTCTGCTGGCGATCATTCTGAGTGTGACGGCGCTGGTCGCGATCCGTAACGTCACGATTTTCTCAGAGCAGGAGGTCGCCGGTAAACTCGACGAACTGGGAGCAAACGTACTGATTCTCCCTGAAGGAGTCACGCTGCAGGACTACTATGCAGCAGACATGCACAAGGAAACCATCCCCGAAGAACACGTGGCTGAGCTGGCACTGGCGGGACTGACCGGAGTGGAGGCAATGACGCCCAAACTTTGTGTTCCCACCAGGCTGGATGATCGCAACGTGATTCTGACAGGTATCCTGCCACAGTCTGAAATTCAGAAGATGAATGCCTGGTCGGGGGGAGGGATGCTTTTTAAGAAACATGAAGGCTGTAAAGCCAAGATTAACGTGGCCGATGAAAATCTGGATGCCCCTGAATCTCTGGCAGAACGCCGGGCATTACAGCATCTTAATCAATCGGAAGTACTGCTTGGCGCTGATTTTGCTGCCCGTCAGGGGCTGAAAGAAGGCGATCAGCTCCAGCTTCTGGGGGAAACGTTTGACGTGCTCAGCGTGCTTCCTGCAACGGGGACAGTCGATGACAGCCGGGTGTTTGCGCACCTGCACACCGTGCAGCGGTTGTCAGGGGCGGGCCCGGTTGTGAATATCATTGAGGTCATGGGCTGCTGTGAAGATGTTGCCAACGGCCTGGTAGGGGAGTTGCAGTCGCTGTTGCCCGACACCAAGGTAGTTACGATTGCCAACGTCGTTGAAACTCAGGTTTCGATTAACCGGATGATGACCAATCTGTCGTACCTGTTCCTGGCGATTCTGGTTGCCGTTGGCGGTGTCAGCATGGCCAGCGCGAGCTTCGCGAATGTCATGGAACGTCGCCGTGAGATCGGAACCCTGATGGCCCTGGGGGCCACACCCCGATTTGTGACCCGACTGTTCCTGGCCAAGGCGGCACTGCTCGGTCTGGCCGGTGGGATCAGCGGATATGTTCTGGGGAGTCTGATTGCGGTCTTCCTCGGACCGGCATTTGCAGATGTCTCGGTATTTCCTGTCCCCAGTCTGGCAATCATTGCCGCTGCGGTTGCGGTACTGGTGACACTGGCCGCCAGTTATTTCCCGGCGCGTCAGGCATCCCGCCTCGACCCCTGTCTCTGTTTCAAGGAGGTCTAA
- a CDS encoding ABC transporter ATP-binding protein, which produces MLKLESVKKVYRKKQDEVIALDTTDIEIAQGEFAAIIGPSGSGKTTLLSMLGAMSAPSEGRILLDDESIYDLPIEQRAEVRQNKIGFVFQTFNLVPYLTAIENVQVPMMLSQKFKTERQERAEELLAQVGLQDRLHHKPSELSIGQQQRVALARMLANDPTIILADEPTGNLDPETRDQVLAFLRQFNEEGRTIIMVTHDLSAAECARRTLRLSEGRIQAGSEQDLLKTA; this is translated from the coding sequence ATGTTAAAGTTGGAATCTGTCAAAAAAGTATACCGCAAAAAACAGGACGAAGTGATTGCCCTGGACACGACCGATATCGAGATCGCACAAGGTGAGTTTGCTGCGATCATCGGCCCCAGCGGGAGTGGTAAGACAACACTGCTTTCCATGCTGGGGGCAATGTCAGCTCCTTCCGAGGGACGCATTCTGCTCGACGACGAGTCAATTTATGATTTGCCGATTGAACAGCGTGCCGAAGTCAGGCAGAACAAGATCGGGTTTGTCTTCCAGACATTCAACCTGGTCCCGTATCTGACGGCAATCGAAAATGTTCAGGTCCCGATGATGTTGTCGCAAAAGTTCAAAACTGAGCGGCAAGAGCGGGCGGAAGAATTGCTTGCTCAGGTGGGGCTGCAGGATCGCCTGCACCATAAGCCGAGTGAACTCAGTATCGGACAGCAGCAGCGTGTCGCGCTGGCACGCATGCTGGCCAATGATCCTACGATCATTCTCGCCGATGAACCGACAGGAAATCTAGATCCGGAGACTCGTGATCAGGTTCTCGCTTTCCTGCGTCAGTTTAATGAGGAAGGTCGCACGATCATCATGGTGACGCATGATTTATCCGCTGCGGAGTGTGCCCGCAGAACCCTACGTCTTTCTGAAGGTCGTATCCAGGCAGGTTCCGAACAGGATCTGTTGAAAACGGCTTAA
- a CDS encoding TolC family protein, which translates to MKFSTLGSHSARMFQLILIPALLLTSCASDRGQMAANQRGSIQPERPLADNEQSESQAAQVAISASEVDAREPAETIPGESREKLTLTSYHEAFEGKIPPPPVPPAGGPDVPETDPEENALTPASRTMSLGELEQIALSNNPTLALQRAEVEKERGNWTQVGLYPNPTVGYVNSTTSSNGDTQSNGILVQQTFITAGKLDKARATETYGIQTSELQLDAQQMRVINDVRLRYYDVLGAQEQLKLVEEIAQLSKQTLDAAERLNKAEQVPRTDLLQAKAQYATVRAALTNAHTDFETAWQKLAVIVGCPELPPSKLMKPEDDLPEFDLEAEWQRLLSESPQLLTAESQIGVARGQLASAEAAPVPDLTLQFVTDYNSVGDYATFNTLMALPLPLFNRNQGGIYNAVSEVNRSERELERVRLVLRDQLISSYRDYMLARNQAEQMREEVLPDLREALELMIKGYESGQFSFLAVLNAQQNNFQSNLEYIDALNRAHRLSVEISGLQMTGGLNPATIGTAIQEAGGGGRLRAVQQQLQKQSNANLSNFAPAAL; encoded by the coding sequence ATGAAATTCAGTACCCTCGGATCGCATTCGGCCAGGATGTTTCAACTGATCCTGATTCCCGCTCTGCTTTTAACTTCCTGTGCCTCAGATCGCGGGCAGATGGCTGCAAACCAGCGAGGTTCCATTCAGCCAGAGAGGCCGTTGGCAGACAACGAGCAGAGTGAGTCTCAGGCCGCACAAGTCGCTATCTCAGCTTCTGAAGTCGACGCCAGAGAACCTGCAGAAACCATACCCGGCGAATCGCGGGAAAAGTTGACTTTGACATCCTATCACGAAGCTTTTGAGGGAAAAATTCCACCACCGCCTGTCCCACCGGCTGGAGGACCGGATGTCCCAGAAACAGATCCTGAGGAAAATGCTTTGACGCCAGCCAGCCGGACAATGAGCCTGGGCGAACTGGAGCAGATCGCACTGTCGAATAATCCCACCCTGGCTCTGCAACGGGCAGAGGTCGAGAAAGAACGGGGGAACTGGACTCAGGTTGGTCTCTATCCCAACCCAACCGTGGGGTACGTCAACTCCACAACCAGCAGTAATGGTGATACGCAATCAAACGGTATCCTCGTGCAGCAGACATTTATTACCGCTGGCAAACTGGACAAAGCCCGGGCAACTGAAACCTACGGTATCCAGACATCGGAACTCCAGCTGGATGCCCAGCAGATGCGTGTCATTAATGATGTCAGACTGCGTTATTATGATGTGCTCGGAGCGCAGGAACAGTTAAAACTCGTGGAGGAGATTGCGCAGCTTTCAAAACAGACCCTCGATGCGGCTGAGAGGCTTAATAAGGCCGAGCAGGTTCCACGAACAGATTTATTACAGGCCAAAGCACAGTATGCTACAGTCAGGGCTGCACTCACTAACGCACATACCGACTTCGAAACAGCCTGGCAAAAACTCGCTGTGATTGTGGGCTGTCCGGAATTACCGCCCAGTAAGCTCATGAAACCGGAAGATGATTTGCCGGAATTTGATCTGGAGGCGGAATGGCAGCGTCTCTTGTCTGAAAGCCCCCAGTTACTCACGGCGGAAAGCCAGATCGGCGTTGCCCGCGGTCAACTGGCCAGTGCAGAGGCAGCCCCGGTTCCCGATCTAACTTTGCAATTTGTAACTGACTACAATTCAGTCGGAGACTATGCAACCTTTAATACCCTGATGGCACTGCCGCTCCCACTCTTCAATCGCAATCAGGGAGGCATCTATAATGCCGTTTCCGAAGTGAACCGCTCCGAGCGCGAGCTGGAACGGGTGCGACTGGTATTGCGCGATCAGTTGATCTCCTCTTACCGTGATTACATGCTGGCACGCAACCAGGCGGAACAGATGCGTGAGGAAGTGCTGCCCGATCTCAGGGAAGCACTGGAACTGATGATCAAAGGCTATGAGAGTGGCCAATTCAGTTTTCTGGCCGTGCTCAATGCACAGCAGAACAACTTCCAGTCGAATCTGGAGTACATTGATGCTTTGAACCGGGCACATCGATTGTCGGTCGAAATTTCCGGTTTGCAGATGACCGGAGGCTTGAACCCGGCGACGATCGGAACGGCGATTCAGGAGGCTGGCGGCGGCGGAAGATTGCGAGCGGTCCAGCAGCAACTACAGAAACAAAGCAACGCGAATCTGAGTAACTTTGCTCCCGCAGCACTCTAG
- a CDS encoding efflux RND transporter periplasmic adaptor subunit: MSQSVIGRPSVNPDTSAPDSPAPTDQRPHGLVWKLGRWFLDGLPTIIVMSVLVAIGYYGHTHHWKIPTFAEFTGQAKPVVKDWCEEHGVPESKCVICNPDLMPAGPDYGWCTEHGVNNCPLHHPDVAELKKTPVISAATMQQADRALALRERPDNNAACKVYQKRIQFASNEAVQQAGVDVELVDREPVTEWVSGTGEIRYDPTRLANLSARVPGTAWRVLKNVGDRVQEGDILAVVDAAEVGRLKSDLVKAIVAENLARKNFERLNGLRGSVPGKDILAAEAILAKEEAEVLSVEQSLANLGLSVDVASIANLNKQAMIDRLRFLGFPEKLAEQYRSQTASANLIPVRSSMNGVVTERNVVSSEVVTPERTLFEVADPSWMWLILNVPLEEASLIQVGQQVRFQPNGSRKEITGNLSWISTAADKQTRMVKVRAEIDNADGQLRDETFGAGRIILRQEKQAVVIPRSAVHWEGCCQVVFVRNKHYFDSPESPKVFQLRNVRTGFVNGDRVEIIAGLLPGEVVVTQGSDVLRAQLLKNSLGEGCCAE, encoded by the coding sequence ATGAGTCAATCTGTCATAGGTCGACCCTCCGTAAATCCAGATACGTCTGCGCCTGACTCTCCAGCTCCAACTGATCAACGTCCCCACGGACTGGTCTGGAAGCTTGGCCGCTGGTTCCTGGATGGGTTACCCACCATCATCGTCATGTCTGTATTAGTCGCCATCGGTTACTACGGGCATACCCACCATTGGAAAATCCCGACGTTTGCAGAATTCACGGGGCAGGCGAAGCCTGTAGTCAAGGACTGGTGTGAGGAGCACGGGGTTCCTGAATCCAAGTGTGTAATCTGTAACCCTGACTTGATGCCTGCCGGACCCGATTATGGCTGGTGCACTGAGCATGGTGTCAACAACTGCCCGTTGCACCATCCCGATGTTGCTGAACTGAAGAAGACACCAGTGATTTCTGCGGCAACAATGCAACAGGCGGATCGTGCTCTCGCACTGCGAGAACGACCAGATAACAATGCCGCCTGTAAGGTGTATCAGAAACGAATCCAGTTTGCTTCCAATGAGGCGGTTCAGCAGGCTGGCGTCGATGTTGAACTGGTCGACCGGGAGCCGGTGACCGAGTGGGTATCAGGGACAGGCGAAATCCGCTACGACCCGACACGTCTGGCAAACCTGTCTGCACGTGTTCCCGGCACAGCCTGGCGCGTGCTCAAGAATGTGGGAGACCGGGTTCAGGAAGGAGATATTCTCGCGGTCGTTGATGCAGCAGAGGTGGGACGTCTCAAAAGCGATCTGGTGAAAGCGATTGTCGCCGAGAACCTGGCACGTAAAAACTTTGAACGACTGAATGGACTGCGCGGATCGGTCCCCGGGAAAGATATTCTGGCTGCAGAAGCCATTCTGGCTAAAGAGGAGGCTGAAGTTCTGAGTGTTGAACAGTCTCTGGCTAATCTGGGTCTGTCAGTGGATGTGGCTTCGATTGCAAATCTCAACAAGCAGGCCATGATCGATCGCTTACGTTTCCTGGGTTTTCCCGAAAAACTGGCAGAACAGTATCGATCCCAGACCGCTTCGGCCAACCTGATCCCGGTTCGCAGCTCGATGAACGGCGTGGTTACGGAGCGGAATGTGGTTTCCAGTGAGGTCGTCACTCCAGAGCGAACGCTGTTTGAAGTGGCAGACCCCAGCTGGATGTGGCTGATCCTTAATGTCCCCCTGGAAGAGGCCTCATTGATCCAGGTCGGGCAACAGGTCCGGTTTCAACCCAATGGAAGCCGTAAGGAAATTACCGGAAACCTCAGCTGGATCAGCACAGCTGCTGATAAACAGACGCGGATGGTAAAGGTCAGGGCGGAAATCGATAACGCTGACGGGCAGCTGCGTGATGAGACCTTTGGCGCGGGACGCATCATTCTCAGACAGGAAAAACAGGCGGTTGTGATTCCCCGGAGTGCTGTGCACTGGGAGGGCTGCTGTCAGGTGGTCTTTGTTCGTAATAAACACTACTTCGACAGCCCGGAGAGCCCTAAGGTCTTTCAGCTGCGAAATGTTCGAACTGGTTTTGTGAACGGTGATCGCGTGGAAATCATCGCCGGCTTACTTCCCGGAGAGGTGGTCGTGACCCAGGGGAGTGACGTTTTGCGGGCACAACTTCTCAAGAACAGCCTCGGAGAAGGCTGTTGCGCTGAATAG